The Sardina pilchardus chromosome 5, fSarPil1.1, whole genome shotgun sequence DNA window cgaacgaggacgcatggtccagccccctggtgTCAATAttggaagccgaaggtgagctaaggcgggctcaaggattccatacacagatagagtgttctgattggctaggctggcctggggcctagcgcaggcttggcctcaacggtgcgaccctagaccatcccgctaggcaaaaatatttttgcccgctagggtgcgtctagatttctaggctagtaccTTACTACATCACAGATAATTCAGAGAAACAATTTAACAAAATGTGTCACTCGTTAGAAATCATTTACAGGTTTCATTTAATTGCAATAACTTCATGACAATTTTAACAAGTCCTCTTAATATTGTTTTGGCTCCATCTGATGATAGAATGTACTTTATGCAATCCCAACTCAGCTCAGTCTCTCAGTGTTCAGTTACAGAAGGTTTGGCCTTTTGGGTTCCACATCTGACATAGTAGAGGAATAAGGGCCGAACAGCATCGTCTCTCAGGCCGTAGATCAGGGGGCTCAGGCACCGAGGCAGAATGAGAACAAAGAGAAAGTTCGCAACACGGAGATTTATGAACAGACTACGGCTGCTTACCATTATAAGGGCTCTTTCAAATGTCCCATACAACAGGCTGTTTAGACAAAGAGCTAACTGACCAAGGTGCAGTAGGACTGTCCTCCAAGCTTTCTTAGCAGATTCTTTATCTGCTGAAGCAGATCGAGCTGCACGTATAACACTGACGTATGTGAACAATATAATGCCTGTTGCCGCCACAAAGAAAAATCCACTAAGCCCTTGATACAAATCGTTTTGCCACtgtgaaaaaataaacatttctcGAGCACAGAACATATTACTTTTAAAAGATGATGGATCCACGATCAGTGCATATAAAATATCTATCACAGCATTTATGCTACCTAGGAGCCAGATAATGAGAATTGAAATACCCGTCATTCTCTGTGAGGCCATCTCACTATGATGCAAAGGGAAACAAATAGCCACATAGCGCTCAAGAGACATCACACCAAGGTTTAAAGGAGCAATATTTAACGTGGTTGCTGCCAAGAAAATTAAAATTGAACAAACAGTCTTGGGGATCCTCTGCCAATATAAAACTAACATAAAAAACATGGGAGACAGAATCAACTGAACTGTGTCATTACAGAGCATGTGGGCAAAGAGGATATAGCGAGGCAGCTCTCTAAACACAGGCTTACTCAAGAGAATGTGAAACATGATACTATTGATGCCGGTGAACAGCAGGGACATGACAATGCACACAACAATTTGAATAAGTCTCTCTTGATTTATACCTTCAAATATTGCATTAAAAAAGAGTAAAGTGCCTTCACTGGTTTGATTATTGTTTGCCATTACCTATAAATGacacatacagcatacacaACATAAAAGAAGCTGGCAGCATACAGCAGAAATCAATGTAATGCACAGTTGAAGAAACATGTACAAAAGTAAAACGTATAAAACATACAGCCTCTGTAACTCAGTCAATAGCAGTCAAACAGTGGAAAGAAAAGAGACCTCCCTCCACTGAGTTTGTGTTGCTGTTTCCAGCTCTTTTTAAACCCAGTAATGATGTCAGTGTAGGTAAAATTGAAGCTCACTTGCTGTAACTCCTGAAACGTCATTAACAGTCACCTGATCATCTTGATGGGAGGACCATTCCATAGAAAGACTGGAGTTGTGAGTTAGTAGTggtgtcagtttttttttttttatgttcctAGTTTAACTGTTTTCTGACTTTTTGTAGTAGTCCTGTGTAATTATTCCACGTGTAGTTTTTGTGTTCCATGTGCTTCcttgtcacttcctgtttccctcttttcacttcctgtttacatttaattttgtcatccatggaggtattataagaactggagaaagtgaacaagtcccgcccccatgcatttcaatgggaatgctaggctagtgaacaTTGCCAAAATTGACCGATTTTTTCAGGcctcaacatggcgtttcaaggggcttgtttccggtgccgttttattTAGCCAATTAAGAGCCATGTTACtgactgacgtaaggtacagaaggagagctcgtgcccacataagctcgtgcatgagttgagagtggaacagccaccaatcagcatgaggagaatggtaccggacatgatgtatttctggaaaatggcgacgaggaagtgccttgctaatcggcaaatcctgaccccctggtgtcatcagttagttagttagtaggTTTGACCTTAACACTGACCTGTAAGAGGGATTTCTCGGGATTTGTGTCCAAAGCTTGCATATGCACAAAAAGGCTGCATCCCCCACCTCTCACGCTCACGTTCTGATGTACGTAGACTGACTTGAACgtgagaatgtgcggtcctCTAGGGCAACTTCATGTCtggcgtacacacacattcctagTGGGGGTAAAATGAAATGAGATTAATTGAGAACTGTATTGGGGCCCTGTTACATCTTATAttatcgtatcgtatcgtatcgtatcaCATCGAATCAGATCGAATCACACTGAATCATGCATAGATATGTATCAAATCGTCTTAT harbors:
- the LOC134080881 gene encoding odorant receptor 131-2-like encodes the protein MANNNQTSEGTLLFFNAIFEGINQERLIQIVVCIVMSLLFTGINSIMFHILLSKPVFRELPRYILFAHMLCNDTVQLILSPMFFMLVLYWQRIPKTVCSILIFLAATTLNIAPLNLGVMSLERYVAICFPLHHSEMASQRMTGISILIIWLLGSINAVIDILYALIVDPSSFKSNMFCAREMFIFSQWQNDLYQGLSGFFFVAATGIILFTYVSVIRAARSASADKESAKKAWRTVLLHLGQLALCLNSLLYGTFERALIMVSSRSLFINLRVANFLFVLILPRCLSPLIYGLRDDAVRPLFLYYVRCGTQKAKPSVTEH